A stretch of Paenibacillus sp. URB8-2 DNA encodes these proteins:
- a CDS encoding HipA family kinase: MSILAVQYVRPMDDGWTLPHLFKCEDGQTYVVKFINNRSGAGILANELIAYRLGNWLGLPIAPYRIIQITRDLVDMFPVLKSMDIPAGLHLGSLYFEQGTTLLGEVNLALCKNLHQAAGMMVFDHWINNWDRHVAGSNLLYLPDQRKIQMIDHSDAFFGPYWDQEEFMDDSDRMDVFWGPLYEMFVPYIDSQDPFGHYTSLVEKVSEKVVIQAVKGLPKQWNISREDMTGLIDFLLCRRSLVRGALEELREYFPIWRQEDDS, encoded by the coding sequence ATGAGCATCCTGGCTGTGCAATACGTTAGACCAATGGATGATGGATGGACACTCCCGCATCTGTTCAAATGCGAGGACGGTCAAACCTATGTTGTCAAATTCATTAATAATCGTTCCGGTGCTGGTATATTGGCCAACGAGCTGATTGCTTATCGTCTCGGGAATTGGCTTGGATTGCCGATTGCACCCTATCGCATTATCCAGATAACACGGGATCTTGTGGATATGTTCCCTGTTTTGAAAAGCATGGATATCCCTGCAGGCCTGCACCTGGGCAGTTTATATTTTGAACAAGGGACGACCTTGCTGGGGGAAGTCAATTTGGCATTATGCAAAAATCTGCATCAAGCAGCCGGGATGATGGTATTTGATCATTGGATCAATAACTGGGACCGGCATGTTGCCGGATCGAATCTATTATATTTACCGGACCAGCGCAAAATTCAAATGATAGACCACTCCGATGCTTTCTTCGGCCCGTATTGGGACCAAGAAGAATTTATGGATGACAGTGATAGAATGGATGTATTCTGGGGTCCTTTATATGAAATGTTTGTTCCCTATATAGACAGCCAAGACCCGTTTGGTCATTATACCTCGTTAGTCGAAAAGGTCAGCGAGAAAGTCGTTATTCAAGCGGTAAAAGGGCTTCCTAAACAGTGGAATATCTCCCGGGAAGATATGACTGGGTTGATTGATTTTTTACTGTGTAGGAGGAGCCTTGTTCGAGGAGCTTTGGAGGAATTAAGGGAATACTTTCCGATCTGGAGGCAGGAAGACGACAGTTAA
- a CDS encoding NAD(P)-binding domain-containing protein, translating to MAGQRIHFIGGGQMAEAIIRAIISNQTTAAEHISVAAV from the coding sequence ATGGCGGGGCAGCGCATTCATTTCATCGGCGGCGGTCAAATGGCCGAAGCGATCATCCGTGCGATTATCAGCAATCAGACCACAGCTGCCGAGCATATCAGCGTGGCCGCTGTATGA
- a CDS encoding glycosyltransferase encodes MRKKAEIRSKKRPVKKRIYTQKPIVQYVVNAQPPKQVVWLNKEEPNYSMQPRYSDSDLRILMVLDQFNIGGTETHVLTCVRELLRNGIHVVVAGKRGEMCDAFAALGCPVYEINFVTNEYIINDADEQKIISQLKQIMNTEGITAVHIHQIPSGFFAAKAADQLCIPRLWTLHMLLPFTIAEIELIRSSAAVVCVSPSIVKQLPVKGMPVQLIPNGIDTVQFNSRSLIQSDLREELGIPKGAPIIMYAGRLSWEKADICRDIIEACRQLKAENYPNLNILVTGEGRHSEGIKSLVDVIHKEAKGKFIHLLGNTFNMSSYYSICDVFIGTGRAALEALACCRPVVAVGVKGFVGLVNPGNYRYAWETWFGDHHADEPWSVEKLKADIKRALDMPVQEKMETGWVNRNLVKEQFNFTRTTDMLVNVYANILKDHYAPYEVE; translated from the coding sequence TTGAGAAAAAAGGCAGAGATTCGCAGCAAAAAACGCCCGGTTAAGAAACGCATATACACCCAAAAGCCGATTGTACAATACGTCGTGAACGCCCAACCGCCCAAGCAAGTGGTCTGGTTAAATAAAGAAGAACCGAATTACAGCATGCAGCCGCGATATTCAGATAGTGACCTGCGCATTTTAATGGTGCTGGACCAATTTAATATCGGCGGAACCGAAACGCACGTTCTGACATGCGTACGGGAATTGCTTAGAAACGGTATTCACGTCGTTGTAGCCGGGAAACGCGGAGAAATGTGTGATGCATTCGCCGCATTAGGCTGTCCCGTATATGAGATTAACTTCGTCACGAACGAATATATAATCAATGATGCCGATGAGCAGAAAATCATCTCCCAATTAAAACAAATTATGAATACGGAAGGAATTACAGCCGTTCATATTCATCAAATCCCTTCCGGTTTTTTTGCTGCAAAAGCCGCGGATCAATTGTGCATCCCCCGTTTATGGACGCTCCACATGTTGCTTCCTTTTACAATCGCTGAGATCGAGCTGATCAGAAGCAGCGCGGCGGTCGTCTGCGTGAGCCCTTCCATAGTGAAACAACTGCCTGTCAAAGGAATGCCTGTCCAATTGATTCCTAACGGAATTGATACCGTACAGTTCAATTCCCGCTCCCTTATACAGAGTGACTTGCGCGAAGAACTGGGAATTCCTAAGGGCGCGCCCATTATTATGTACGCCGGCAGATTGTCTTGGGAAAAAGCGGATATTTGCAGAGACATCATAGAAGCATGCAGACAGTTAAAGGCCGAAAACTACCCTAACCTAAACATCCTCGTGACCGGCGAAGGGCGGCATAGTGAGGGGATAAAATCGCTGGTTGATGTAATTCACAAAGAAGCGAAAGGAAAATTCATACATTTGCTGGGGAATACTTTCAATATGTCTTCCTATTATTCCATCTGCGATGTCTTTATCGGCACCGGGAGAGCCGCTCTTGAGGCTCTGGCCTGCTGTCGTCCTGTGGTCGCTGTTGGTGTGAAGGGTTTTGTTGGACTCGTTAATCCAGGAAATTACCGGTACGCATGGGAGACATGGTTCGGTGACCATCATGCCGATGAACCCTGGTCAGTAGAGAAGTTAAAAGCAGATATAAAGCGGGCGCTGGATATGCCGGTTCAAGAGAAGATGGAAACGGGCTGGGTAAACCGGAATCTGGTGAAGGAGCAATTCAACTTCACCCGTACTACAGACATGTTAGTGAACGTATATGCAAACATTTTAAAAGACCATTATGCCCCCTATGAGGTGGAGTGA
- a CDS encoding PIG-L family deacetylase: MSSDSAADKLMVVAHPDDESIFGGGTLLQESGWKVVCLTNESNEIRSQEFQQAMNFVGAEFEIWDFPDEYDGEFDEDQVKDALRGLLDSGQFHKVVTHNLQGEYGHGQHRSLSRILHSMKLDHLYVFETEDDPLPFHILQLKLQLLQHYKSQMFVIEQLMPFIVNEGLIWVDPWES, encoded by the coding sequence ATGTCATCCGATTCGGCAGCAGATAAGCTAATGGTAGTCGCTCATCCTGACGATGAAAGCATATTTGGAGGTGGAACCCTACTCCAGGAGTCAGGCTGGAAAGTAGTTTGCTTAACCAACGAAAGCAACGAGATCCGTTCCCAGGAATTCCAACAAGCAATGAATTTCGTTGGTGCCGAGTTCGAAATATGGGATTTCCCGGACGAATACGATGGAGAGTTTGATGAAGACCAAGTAAAAGACGCTTTAAGAGGCCTGCTGGATTCCGGACAATTCCATAAAGTTGTCACTCATAATCTGCAAGGAGAATACGGCCATGGACAGCACCGGTCGTTATCCCGTATTTTGCATAGTATGAAATTGGATCATTTATATGTATTCGAAACAGAGGATGATCCGCTTCCATTTCATATATTGCAATTGAAGCTCCAATTATTGCAGCACTATAAAAGCCAAATGTTTGTAATCGAACAACTGATGCCATTTATCGTGAATGAGGGGTTGATTTGGGTTGACCCGTGGGAATCTTAA
- a CDS encoding glycosyltransferase: MIIVQVAPNIIPLPGSGGLERVVYNLSDALVDMGHEVYVYALAGSRSRAVVIPYGHRYETDSIKDFVLDTIPDNTDIIHDHTHDLLIGQEDLSIPIVSTIHTEWSLHVPVKHPVYVSRTKLKQSPNRHKGYYVHNGIDLNEYKYSKHKEDYVLFLGRIDWEKGVHTAIDVAEMTGIRTIIAGPAWDGDLFNQILPRMNNSPNIEYVSEVHGKAKQDLLRHAKWLIFPTACEEQFGLVMIEAMACGTPVAAFPRGAVPEVLSGFPQFLCESAEDMAKMIMGDASVHPEQLRQYVADRFTKEKMAERYLKVYEKVIGHDHFL, encoded by the coding sequence GTGATCATTGTTCAGGTGGCTCCGAACATCATTCCTCTTCCCGGCAGCGGAGGTCTCGAAAGGGTCGTTTACAATTTATCGGATGCGCTTGTGGATATGGGACATGAGGTATATGTGTATGCTCTCGCAGGGAGCCGAAGCCGTGCTGTCGTTATTCCGTATGGACACCGGTATGAAACAGACAGCATCAAGGATTTCGTTCTTGATACGATACCGGACAATACCGATATCATACACGACCATACGCATGATCTCCTGATTGGACAGGAAGACCTAAGCATTCCAATAGTCTCAACGATTCACACGGAATGGTCGCTTCATGTCCCGGTAAAGCATCCAGTATATGTGAGCCGTACGAAGCTTAAACAGTCTCCTAACCGGCATAAAGGATATTATGTACACAATGGAATCGACCTAAACGAGTATAAATATAGTAAGCATAAAGAAGATTATGTGCTGTTTCTAGGACGGATTGATTGGGAAAAAGGCGTGCATACTGCGATTGATGTAGCCGAAATGACAGGTATAAGAACGATAATAGCAGGCCCCGCCTGGGACGGAGATCTGTTTAATCAGATCCTTCCACGAATGAATAACAGTCCTAACATCGAATATGTCAGTGAAGTTCATGGAAAAGCAAAACAAGATTTACTGCGGCATGCCAAATGGCTCATATTTCCGACTGCTTGCGAAGAGCAATTTGGACTTGTGATGATTGAAGCGATGGCCTGCGGAACGCCTGTAGCCGCATTCCCAAGAGGGGCTGTTCCAGAAGTTCTGTCCGGGTTTCCGCAATTCTTGTGTGAAAGCGCGGAGGATATGGCGAAGATGATTATGGGGGATGCATCTGTCCATCCTGAACAGCTTCGTCAGTATGTCGCTGATCGATTTACGAAAGAAAAGATGGCTGAACGTTACTTAAAAGTATACGAGAAGGTTATTGGGCATGATCATTTCCTGTAA
- a CDS encoding glycosyltransferase family 2 protein, protein MSLARIDQLVSIVIPCFNAESYIEDCLDHLYEQTYPNIEIIIVDDASTDGSADRTLLWQSRRRFPRFTLLQLPRNVGFSGSLTTGLFMASGEYIAIHDADDYSHPERIRKQVQFLMNHPETGLVGTNYMAFEESDIQKQTPSNWLSYGEDIPRRYAIGEHCVSHPTILLRGSVFDRLGGLSRNMNGAEDYEFIAKCVSNGIRIENLRETLYYYRSHPSQRSREFYSE, encoded by the coding sequence GTGTCGCTTGCACGAATTGACCAGCTTGTAAGCATCGTGATCCCGTGCTTCAACGCAGAATCTTACATTGAGGACTGTCTGGATCATTTATACGAGCAAACCTACCCAAACATAGAAATCATTATTGTGGATGATGCATCGACGGATGGATCTGCCGATCGTACCTTGTTGTGGCAGTCTCGCCGGCGTTTCCCCCGCTTCACACTGCTTCAGCTGCCTCGAAATGTAGGATTCTCCGGTTCTCTGACAACGGGGCTGTTTATGGCAAGCGGAGAATATATCGCCATTCACGATGCGGATGACTACTCCCATCCCGAAAGGATTCGTAAGCAGGTCCAGTTTCTGATGAACCACCCGGAGACCGGATTGGTCGGCACGAACTATATGGCTTTTGAAGAAAGCGACATTCAAAAACAAACCCCGTCGAATTGGCTAAGTTATGGTGAGGATATTCCGAGAAGATATGCGATAGGCGAGCATTGCGTGTCACATCCGACCATTTTGTTGCGAGGCAGTGTATTCGATCGCTTGGGAGGACTTTCCCGGAACATGAATGGAGCCGAGGATTATGAGTTTATTGCCAAGTGCGTTTCTAATGGCATCCGGATCGAAAACCTGCGGGAGACCCTGTATTATTACCGCTCCCATCCGTCCCAGCGTTCCCGTGAATTTTATTCGGAATAA
- a CDS encoding MetQ/NlpA family ABC transporter substrate-binding protein codes for MIGIGSSDSIFLKGDKTMRKLLTVVLVGLILVLSACGKQSSSGEDKKEITVGFGVGTYEEQFRQGILPILEEKGYKVDIKTFSQNMQVNPAMKEGSIDASIFQSTAYMEAINKELSAEMTRLAFSPGAPQGLYSEKLKSLDEVKDGSTVAVPQDPVNQERAIRILEELGWVKVKADAGTTDFNLNSVEPGSVNLKIEVLDPAQILVSLKDVDYGVVNGNYIANAKRKITEALKIENTPEQHRIIVSINKKDENTQWAKDLKAAYESKEFEDYINSQDKYDGFILPEAWKNN; via the coding sequence TTGATTGGGATTGGGTCAAGTGATTCTATTTTTTTAAAAGGGGACAAAACAATGAGAAAATTATTAACGGTAGTATTGGTAGGATTAATTTTGGTGCTGAGCGCTTGCGGAAAGCAAAGTTCGTCCGGCGAAGATAAAAAAGAGATTACCGTCGGTTTTGGCGTAGGTACTTATGAAGAGCAATTCCGCCAGGGCATTCTGCCGATTCTGGAGGAAAAAGGCTACAAGGTGGACATCAAAACGTTCTCGCAGAACATGCAGGTTAATCCGGCTATGAAGGAAGGCTCTATTGACGCCAGCATTTTCCAAAGCACAGCTTATATGGAAGCTATTAATAAGGAACTAAGTGCGGAGATGACAAGACTCGCATTCTCACCCGGTGCGCCGCAAGGTCTGTACTCCGAAAAGCTCAAGTCGCTGGATGAAGTGAAAGACGGTTCGACGGTAGCGGTCCCACAGGACCCGGTTAACCAGGAACGCGCGATTCGGATTTTGGAAGAACTCGGTTGGGTAAAAGTAAAAGCCGATGCGGGTACAACGGATTTCAACCTGAACAGCGTTGAGCCAGGCAGTGTTAATCTTAAAATTGAGGTGCTGGATCCGGCTCAAATACTGGTTTCGTTAAAAGACGTAGATTATGGAGTGGTAAACGGGAACTACATTGCCAACGCCAAAAGAAAAATTACGGAAGCGTTGAAGATTGAAAATACACCGGAACAGCATCGCATTATTGTTTCTATTAATAAAAAAGACGAAAACACCCAATGGGCCAAGGACTTGAAAGCAGCTTACGAATCCAAGGAATTTGAGGATTATATTAATTCCCAAGATAAATATGACGGCTTTATTCTGCCGGAGGCCTGGAAAAACAACTAA